One Methanocaldococcus infernus ME DNA segment encodes these proteins:
- a CDS encoding radical SAM protein yields MILRSETAEKLERIVKRLKVVKHCIGCEGLNLEIENPEHHPSLELTQACNLNCPFCYSKLKKVRRGLYGDLDKAEALTISQYGEPLLDIEGVKKGIELGKSYGLRVDLQTNGVLLNEELLKEFKDLGLDIVMISLSSISKYKELYGKNFVDKVLENIRLASKYFHTIVRAIYLPGVNEKDLMEIAKLNVDEIMVHHLIIYNDKIIEKLKIDKNRLGSIKDLLFLVDEMNKISKANVTIKGCLLVQLKEMDGFILSNVKYDSFSEVPEIKRKYQPIDF; encoded by the coding sequence ATGATACTAAGAAGTGAAACTGCTGAAAAACTTGAGAGAATAGTTAAGAGGTTAAAGGTGGTTAAGCACTGTATTGGCTGTGAAGGGCTAAACTTAGAGATAGAGAATCCTGAGCATCATCCCTCCTTAGAGCTTACCCAAGCCTGTAATTTAAATTGCCCTTTCTGTTATTCAAAACTAAAGAAGGTTAGAAGAGGCTTATATGGAGACTTAGACAAAGCTGAAGCTTTAACTATCTCACAGTATGGGGAGCCTTTATTAGATATTGAGGGGGTTAAGAAGGGAATAGAGCTTGGAAAAAGTTATGGTTTGAGGGTTGATCTACAAACAAATGGAGTTTTGTTAAATGAAGAGTTATTAAAAGAGTTTAAGGATTTAGGATTAGACATAGTTATGATAAGCTTGAGTTCAATAAGTAAATATAAAGAGCTTTATGGAAAAAACTTTGTTGATAAAGTTTTAGAGAATATCAGGTTAGCTTCAAAGTATTTTCACACCATTGTTAGGGCTATCTATCTACCAGGAGTAAATGAGAAGGATTTAATGGAGATAGCTAAGTTGAATGTAGATGAAATTATGGTTCATCACCTAATTATCTATAATGACAAAATTATAGAAAAGTTAAAGATTGACAAAAATAGATTAGGAAGTATTAAAGATCTCCTCTTTTTAGTGGATGAGATGAACAAGATTTCTAAGGCTAATGTCACAATTAAAGGCTGTCTCTTGGTTCAGCTAAAAGAGATGGATGGCTTTATTTTAAGTAATGTAAAGTATGACTCTTTTTCAGAGGTCCCAGAAATAAAAAGAAAGTATCAGCCAATAGACTTTTAG
- a CDS encoding DUF116 domain-containing protein, whose product MDIIYLLGLITLAFIIFLVFSILIVFITGYLLIKRNKLIFPKLAIYLLDNFYPIIFKFFSWLDAENLFYLIGVELYNKFYFEKFKNARKKLLILPHCLRNNKCPAKLNNNGLICVKCKKCVIGEILEISEKLNFKVYIVPGSTFLKRILLKERADAVFGVACSRDLFFGMNMLSRKGIAPQGLALLKDGCFETVIDKNELIYKLERLK is encoded by the coding sequence ATGGATATCATATATTTATTAGGATTGATAACCTTAGCCTTCATTATCTTCTTAGTCTTCTCTATATTAATTGTTTTCATCACTGGCTACCTCCTTATTAAGAGAAATAAATTAATTTTTCCTAAGTTAGCTATCTATCTATTAGATAACTTTTATCCAATAATCTTTAAGTTTTTCTCATGGCTTGATGCTGAAAATCTCTTTTATTTAATAGGAGTTGAACTTTACAATAAGTTTTACTTTGAGAAGTTTAAGAATGCAAGAAAGAAACTTTTAATTTTACCACACTGTTTAAGAAATAATAAGTGCCCAGCTAAGTTAAATAATAATGGCTTAATCTGTGTTAAGTGTAAAAAATGTGTGATTGGAGAAATCTTAGAGATTTCTGAAAAACTGAACTTTAAAGTCTATATTGTCCCAGGATCAACCTTTTTAAAGAGAATTCTTTTAAAAGAAAGGGCTGATGCAGTCTTTGGTGTAGCCTGTAGTAGAGATTTATTTTTTGGCATGAATATGTTAAGTAGAAAGGGAATAGCTCCTCAGGGATTAGCATTACTAAAAGATGGCTGTTTTGAGACAGTCATAGATAAGAATGAGCTAATATATAAATTGGAGAGATTGAAATGA
- the comB gene encoding 2-phosphosulfolactate phosphatase — protein MIDIGGNQKVSVVVDILRFSSTVTTLLTFVDEIYIALSEREKGIYIGEKFGVKREGYDYGNSPIEILKNKEEILERYERGEKIFIKTTNGTRVLESLKAEEIYIGSILNAEAVSKVSNSFSLIPCHTLKGFAIEDFIGCGVIAKFREDLDESALSAKLLAERDYREVIINSRSAQNLKDLGYENDIYFCLLENLYDIVGKYEKEKKRIVRCMI, from the coding sequence ATGATAGATATAGGAGGGAATCAAAAGGTTTCTGTTGTTGTAGATATTTTAAGATTTTCCTCAACAGTCACAACTTTACTTACATTTGTAGATGAAATATATATAGCTTTATCTGAGAGGGAGAAAGGGATTTACATAGGGGAAAAGTTTGGAGTGAAAAGAGAAGGCTATGATTATGGAAACTCCCCTATTGAAATCTTGAAAAATAAGGAAGAAATTTTAGAGAGGTATGAGAGAGGAGAGAAGATATTTATAAAAACCACAAATGGGACAAGGGTTTTAGAAAGTTTAAAGGCTGAAGAGATATATATAGGAAGTATCTTAAATGCTGAAGCTGTTTCTAAGGTTTCTAACAGCTTCTCCTTAATCCCCTGCCATACTTTAAAAGGCTTTGCCATTGAAGACTTTATAGGTTGTGGAGTTATAGCCAAATTTAGAGAGGACTTAGATGAATCTGCCTTATCTGCTAAGCTGTTAGCTGAAAGAGATTATAGAGAGGTTATAATAAACTCAAGATCAGCTCAAAATTTAAAAGATTTAGGGTATGAGAATGATATTTACTTCTGCTTGTTAGAGAATCTATATGATATTGTTGGAAAATATGAGAAAGAGAAGAAGAGGATTGTAAGATGTATGATATAA
- the rnp3 gene encoding ribonuclease P protein component 3 yields the protein MYDINRLERREELELLKKLRWKGFVYYMYDTEFSLEKFEEVKDTAESLNLKVFSGVKIRAEKVKELRKKIRKFRKKCHIVMVEGGNLKINREAVERHEVDILSTPELNRKDSGINHVLARLASEHRVAIEINFNELLHKDGYERARTINFFRRNLMLAKKYKAPVVICSDAKNIYEVKSLYDLRAFLNTLTEREFAKEILLYNKKICEFREYLSRKNVIRYGVEVVEE from the coding sequence ATGTATGATATAAATAGATTAGAGAGGAGAGAAGAGTTAGAGTTATTAAAAAAACTTAGATGGAAGGGCTTTGTCTATTACATGTATGACACTGAATTTAGCTTAGAGAAATTTGAGGAGGTTAAAGACACTGCAGAGTCTTTAAATTTAAAGGTGTTTAGTGGAGTTAAGATAAGGGCTGAAAAGGTTAAAGAGTTGAGAAAGAAGATAAGAAAGTTTAGAAAGAAGTGTCATATAGTTATGGTTGAGGGAGGAAATTTAAAGATAAATAGGGAAGCTGTGGAGAGGCATGAGGTTGATATCTTATCAACTCCAGAGTTGAATAGAAAGGATAGTGGAATCAACCATGTCTTAGCAAGGTTAGCCTCTGAGCATAGGGTAGCTATTGAGATAAATTTTAATGAACTTCTACATAAAGATGGCTATGAGAGAGCAAGGACAATAAACTTTTTTAGAAGAAATTTGATGTTGGCTAAGAAGTATAAAGCTCCAGTAGTAATTTGCTCAGATGCTAAAAATATTTATGAAGTTAAAAGCTTATATGACCTAAGGGCTTTTTTAAACACTCTCACAGAAAGAGAATTTGCTAAGGAAATCTTACTTTATAATAAAAAGATCTGTGAATTTAGAGAATATCTAAGTAGAAAGAATGTTATTAGATATGGGGTAGAGGTTGTTGAGGAATGA
- a CDS encoding radical SAM protein produces the protein MRALILDGYTDEPAGLGVPPYIGTYPRYAYGVLDKYRVETDYITIDKFRSSKIDLEKYDLLICICGFHTPGKYLNAKPADLKEMAIIASKFNGIKILGGPAATRFGSSQIGGTLKDEKKYKEVFDIVAEGDLEAVLEDFLKFGLERVDNKRYRSYEELREIAIRGAKIVKKHPNFPYIIAEIESYRGCPRALSKGCSFCVEPRRFGLPKFRDEKDIYEEVKALSEEGVKFFRVGRQPCIYSYKAIDTEKEEVPKPNVEAIEKLFKSLSSLKPRVLHIDNANPAVIARHEEESREITKILVKYCTSGNVAAFGVESFDEKVIKANNLLTTPEDTLKAIEILNEIGGERGETGLPKLLPGINLLFGLKGESKKTFKINYEYLKLIYDKGLMLRRINIRQVVPFYSTDISLKDVKKAEKRRELFLWFKKKIREEIDNKMLRRVVPKGTILKDVFMEVKKDNLYFGRQFGSYPLLVGVKDKVELKKFYDVKVVDYGMRSITGEIYL, from the coding sequence ATGAGAGCTTTAATCTTAGATGGCTACACAGATGAGCCAGCTGGGTTAGGGGTTCCTCCTTATATTGGGACATATCCAAGGTATGCCTATGGAGTTTTAGATAAGTATAGAGTTGAAACTGACTACATAACAATAGATAAATTTAGAAGCTCAAAGATAGATTTAGAGAAGTATGATTTACTAATCTGTATCTGTGGCTTTCACACCCCTGGGAAGTATTTAAATGCTAAACCAGCTGATTTAAAAGAGATGGCTATTATAGCAAGTAAATTTAATGGAATAAAGATTTTAGGAGGACCAGCAGCTACAAGGTTTGGCTCTTCTCAGATTGGAGGGACATTGAAGGATGAGAAGAAGTATAAAGAGGTTTTTGATATAGTTGCTGAAGGAGACTTAGAGGCTGTTTTAGAAGACTTTTTAAAATTTGGCTTGGAGAGAGTTGATAATAAAAGATATAGAAGTTATGAAGAGCTTAGAGAGATAGCTATCAGAGGAGCTAAGATAGTTAAGAAGCATCCAAACTTTCCATATATAATAGCTGAGATTGAAAGCTATAGAGGTTGTCCAAGAGCTTTATCTAAAGGTTGTTCCTTCTGTGTAGAACCAAGAAGGTTTGGCTTACCAAAATTTAGGGATGAGAAAGATATCTATGAGGAGGTTAAAGCTCTCTCTGAGGAAGGGGTTAAATTCTTTAGAGTAGGGAGACAGCCATGTATTTACTCATATAAAGCTATTGATACAGAGAAGGAAGAGGTTCCTAAGCCAAATGTTGAAGCTATAGAAAAGCTTTTTAAATCCTTAAGCTCTCTAAAGCCAAGGGTTTTACATATAGATAATGCTAACCCTGCAGTGATAGCAAGGCATGAAGAAGAGAGTAGAGAGATAACAAAAATTTTAGTTAAATATTGCACCTCAGGAAATGTTGCTGCCTTTGGGGTGGAGAGCTTTGATGAGAAAGTGATAAAAGCCAATAATTTATTAACAACTCCAGAGGATACATTAAAAGCTATTGAAATTTTAAATGAGATTGGTGGAGAAAGAGGAGAGACTGGCTTACCTAAGCTATTGCCAGGGATAAATTTATTGTTTGGCCTAAAAGGGGAGAGCAAGAAAACTTTTAAAATAAATTATGAATATCTAAAGCTAATATATGATAAAGGGCTAATGCTGAGAAGGATAAATATTAGGCAAGTTGTTCCCTTCTATAGCACAGATATTAGCTTAAAGGATGTAAAGAAGGCTGAGAAGAGGAGAGAATTATTTTTATGGTTTAAGAAGAAGATTAGAGAGGAGATAGATAACAAAATGCTAAGGAGAGTAGTTCCAAAGGGAACCATATTAAAAGATGTTTTTATGGAGGTTAAGAAAGATAACTTATACTTTGGGAGACAGTTTGGAAGCTATCCTTTACTTGTTGGAGTTAAGGATAAAGTGGAGTTAAAAAAATTCTATGATGTTAAAGTTGTTGATTATGGAATGAGATCTATAACTGGGGAAATATATTTATGA
- a CDS encoding UDP-galactopyranose mutase: MYEKVFLNYTRKQWDLEPEELMGVTDRVPILISRDDRYFQDKYQVMPKEGYTKMFERMLSSKNIKIMLNTDYKEIVKIDFDEGKVYLFNNEFKGIFIYTGEIDYFFNYKYGKLPYRSLRFKFIELDKKFYLDTATENFPNEYEFTRITEFKHFYKSVNDGNINKTIIVEEYPEKYNEENEPYYPIPKKEYLEIYEKYKKEVSNLNNKFRNIKFYFVGRLAEYRYYNMDKVVERALEVFEEIKEGEKK, from the coding sequence ATTTATGAAAAAGTTTTTCTAAACTATACAAGAAAACAGTGGGACTTAGAGCCTGAAGAACTTATGGGAGTTACTGATAGAGTTCCTATTTTAATATCAAGAGATGATAGATATTTTCAAGATAAATATCAAGTAATGCCTAAAGAAGGTTATACAAAAATGTTTGAAAGAATGTTAAGTAGTAAAAATATTAAAATTATGCTAAACACCGATTATAAAGAAATAGTTAAAATTGATTTTGATGAAGGGAAAGTTTATTTGTTTAACAATGAGTTTAAAGGAATATTTATATATACTGGAGAAATTGATTATTTTTTTAATTACAAGTATGGAAAACTACCATATAGAAGTTTAAGATTTAAGTTTATTGAGTTAGATAAAAAATTTTATTTAGATACTGCTACTGAAAATTTTCCTAATGAATATGAATTTACGAGAATAACAGAGTTCAAGCACTTTTATAAAAGTGTTAATGATGGGAATATAAATAAAACTATTATAGTTGAAGAATATCCAGAAAAATATAATGAAGAAAATGAACCTTACTATCCAATTCCAAAAAAGGAATATTTAGAAATTTATGAAAAATATAAAAAAGAAGTAAGTAATCTAAATAATAAATTCAGAAATATTAAATTTTATTTTGTTGGAAGATTGGCAGAGTATAGATATTACAATATGGATAAGGTTGTAGAGAGAGCTTTAGAAGTGTTCGAAGAAATAAAAGAAGGTGAAAAAAAATGA
- a CDS encoding sulfotransferase family protein, whose product MKDNTESKLPNFLIVGAAKSGTTSLYHYLKEHPEIYMSPIKEPKFITSNFLKFPFQGIGDHLVERSIIKTWEDYTKLFSKVKNEKAIGEASADTLYYYKNSIKYIKKYLGEPKIIIILRNPIDRAFSAYLHLLRDNREYLTFEEALKVEKKRIKLNWDFIWHYKNVGFYYKQVKAYMKYFSEVKIYLYDDLKKDTLKVVQDIYKFLEVNDSFVPTSIKIKFNVSGIPKNRFLHRFLTQPNPLKSVIKPFAKALIPKDMREKIMNKLIQINLEKLQMKPETRSYLKNLYRKDILRLQDVIERDLSHWLK is encoded by the coding sequence ATGAAAGATAATACTGAATCAAAACTACCTAATTTTTTAATTGTAGGAGCTGCCAAAAGCGGTACTACATCTCTTTATCATTATTTAAAAGAGCATCCTGAGATTTATATGAGTCCTATAAAGGAACCCAAGTTTATTACTTCTAATTTTTTAAAGTTTCCATTTCAAGGAATAGGTGATCATCTTGTAGAAAGAAGCATAATTAAAACATGGGAAGACTACACTAAACTATTTTCTAAGGTAAAAAATGAAAAAGCTATTGGTGAGGCTAGTGCAGATACCCTATACTACTATAAGAACAGTATAAAATACATTAAAAAATATTTAGGAGAACCAAAAATAATAATAATTTTACGTAATCCAATAGATAGAGCATTTTCTGCTTATTTACATTTACTAAGAGATAATAGGGAATACTTAACATTTGAAGAAGCTTTAAAAGTAGAAAAAAAGAGAATAAAGCTAAATTGGGATTTTATATGGCACTATAAAAATGTAGGATTCTATTATAAGCAGGTAAAAGCATATATGAAATATTTTTCAGAAGTTAAGATATATTTATATGATGACCTCAAAAAAGATACTCTTAAAGTTGTTCAGGACATATACAAATTCTTAGAAGTTAATGATTCATTTGTACCTACAAGTATAAAAATAAAGTTTAATGTTTCTGGTATTCCTAAAAATAGATTTTTGCATCGTTTTTTAACACAACCCAATCCCTTAAAAAGTGTTATTAAACCTTTTGCGAAAGCTTTGATCCCTAAAGACATGAGAGAAAAGATCATGAATAAACTGATCCAGATAAATCTTGAAAAGTTACAAATGAAGCCAGAAACAAGATCATACTTAAAAAATCTTTATAGAAAAGATATATTACGACTACAAGATGTAATTGAAAGAGATTTATCTCATTGGTTAAAATAA
- a CDS encoding sulfotransferase domain-containing protein codes for MNLKNKKVKVPNLFIIGAAKSGTTSFCNWIKKSDKFYFPKGLKEPLYFSNAPNKNVKTLEEYISLYKNSKDYQILVDASVIYFHSPKYTIPKLKEFYGKKFQELKFIVILRDPIKRAISEYLMAVREGWETREFNDVINSFLKGNDEYYFKNSLYWRQYLEWIKEVNPSNIKIIIFEELIENKNVIIKELEEFLNISLSELYNEEIPKINSGGLFKNEFCKILYHILYNKKLISIVKKSLPEPFLYKGDLLIKRYILKKPDYNSIINKDNLEKLRKILGEDAKKLGEELSILNKIVKYWNFTLNK; via the coding sequence ATGAATCTCAAAAATAAAAAAGTTAAAGTTCCTAACCTTTTTATAATTGGTGCTGCAAAATCAGGAACAACATCATTTTGTAATTGGATAAAAAAATCGGATAAATTTTATTTTCCAAAAGGTCTAAAAGAACCACTGTATTTTTCAAATGCTCCAAATAAAAATGTAAAAACATTAGAAGAATACATATCATTATATAAAAATAGTAAAGACTATCAAATTTTAGTAGATGCTAGCGTTATTTACTTTCATTCACCAAAATATACAATTCCAAAGTTAAAAGAATTTTATGGTAAAAAATTTCAAGAGTTGAAATTTATAGTAATATTAAGGGATCCAATAAAAAGAGCAATTTCAGAATATCTAATGGCAGTAAGAGAAGGTTGGGAAACGAGGGAATTTAATGATGTAATAAATAGTTTTCTTAAGGGAAATGATGAATATTATTTCAAAAATAGTTTATATTGGAGACAATATTTAGAATGGATCAAAGAAGTGAACCCAAGTAATATAAAAATAATAATATTTGAAGAATTAATAGAAAATAAAAATGTAATTATAAAAGAACTTGAAGAATTTTTAAACATTAGTTTAAGTGAGTTATATAATGAAGAGATTCCAAAAATTAATTCTGGAGGATTATTTAAAAATGAATTTTGTAAAATACTATATCATATTTTATATAACAAAAAGTTAATCTCAATTGTAAAAAAATCTTTGCCTGAACCATTTTTATATAAAGGAGACCTTTTAATTAAAAGATATATATTAAAAAAACCAGATTATAACAGCATAATCAATAAAGACAATCTAGAAAAACTTAGAAAAATACTTGGTGAAGATGCAAAGAAACTTGGAGAGGAATTAAGTATATTAAATAAAATTGTAAAATATTGGAATTTTACCTTAAACAAGTAA
- a CDS encoding TIGR00703 family protein, whose protein sequence is MVVDAKQVEIINTLVFETLGNPEKEREFKLKSLKKWGFDLIFGKIDGEETYFTVEIDTKKAGDKFKREEKEYEVIEVLEELPKNSELYAHIEMEMGISYIVCQLRDEDGNNIEVLRVPAGSLLMAFFKKNKLSNLIKTIRNIGISSEFFMQNGAGGKPYSYEELPNVARRFIRSVRKVEKETGFGRLAFAYYGETKDGEPRYWLSWLLPTIALFDLDIAKKADQALGILKIKD, encoded by the coding sequence TTGGTAGTGGATGCTAAGCAAGTAGAAATAATAAACACCTTGGTCTTTGAAACCCTTGGAAATCCTGAGAAAGAAAGAGAGTTTAAGTTAAAGTCCCTAAAGAAGTGGGGGTTTGACTTAATATTTGGTAAGATTGATGGAGAGGAAACATACTTTACAGTTGAGATCGACACTAAGAAGGCTGGAGACAAATTTAAAAGAGAAGAGAAGGAATATGAGGTTATAGAGGTTTTAGAAGAGCTTCCTAAGAACTCTGAGTTATATGCCCATATAGAGATGGAGATGGGAATCTCTTACATAGTTTGCCAACTGAGAGATGAGGATGGAAACAACATAGAGGTTTTAAGAGTTCCAGCTGGCTCTTTGTTAATGGCCTTCTTCAAGAAGAATAAGTTAAGCAACCTAATAAAAACCATAAGAAACATTGGGATAAGCTCAGAGTTCTTCATGCAAAATGGAGCTGGTGGGAAGCCTTATAGCTATGAAGAGCTTCCAAATGTTGCAAGAAGATTTATAAGAAGTGTTAGAAAGGTTGAGAAGGAAACAGGCTTTGGTAGGTTAGCTTTTGCATACTATGGAGAAACAAAGGATGGAGAGCCAAGATATTGGTTAAGCTGGTTACTTCCAACCATAGCCTTGTTTGACTTAGACATCGCTAAAAAAGCTGATCAGGCATTAGGAATATTAAAGATAAAAGATTAA
- a CDS encoding dihydropteroate synthase-like protein, producing the protein MILIITGKLAENQVKEAVKNFNFVDVHVANLDVAAFLTPKLVIREIREIEKRKGKKIFELYDFILVTGLTRGDFSLVEEETGIKCYKSTREAIDIPILLKNLDKINLSPKYEADRELYKLILEESEKLIEESEKEKEKFKIKNLKIGDSFPIRVLGEIVHVPYLKREELEKKVIYYDLSGADMIDLGMVSGENFKDRVGEIVKIAKDVTDKPISIDTLNPEEIREALKHEIDLVLSISPDNIGELINEIKDYDVPIVIIPKGNKIERLKNLVELLEKNEVDKIIIDPILEPINHGFFESLVIYKKVKSLFSYPLFFGAGNVTELFDVDSHGVNALLTALAYEVGANIIFTPEASPKCKFSIKELKIASKLLFISKKRKSFPKDIGYNLILYKDKKFDEQFINYNVEEVYAKEENFKLDRGSFKIQIDRERGEIVATYFKKNKPILSIRGKKAKEICDTILKLNLVKSFSHCMYLGRELSKAEIALKIGKKYNQDFPLFYNDFWNL; encoded by the coding sequence ATGATCCTAATCATCACTGGAAAGTTGGCTGAGAATCAGGTTAAAGAGGCTGTAAAAAACTTTAACTTTGTAGATGTTCATGTAGCTAACCTTGATGTAGCTGCTTTTTTAACTCCAAAACTTGTTATTAGAGAGATAAGGGAGATTGAGAAGAGAAAAGGGAAGAAAATTTTTGAGCTATATGATTTTATCTTAGTCACTGGCTTAACAAGAGGAGACTTTAGCTTAGTTGAAGAAGAAACTGGAATTAAGTGTTATAAATCAACAAGAGAAGCTATAGATATTCCAATACTATTAAAAAACCTTGACAAAATTAACTTATCTCCCAAGTATGAAGCTGATAGAGAGCTTTATAAACTCATCTTGGAGGAAAGTGAAAAGCTTATAGAGGAGAGTGAAAAAGAAAAGGAAAAATTTAAAATTAAAAATTTAAAGATAGGAGATTCTTTCCCTATAAGGGTTTTAGGAGAAATTGTTCATGTTCCTTACTTAAAGAGGGAAGAGCTGGAGAAGAAAGTTATTTACTATGATCTCAGTGGAGCTGATATGATAGATTTAGGGATGGTTAGTGGTGAAAATTTTAAAGACAGAGTGGGAGAGATAGTAAAGATAGCCAAGGATGTGACAGATAAGCCTATAAGTATAGATACTCTAAACCCTGAGGAGATAAGAGAGGCTTTAAAGCATGAGATTGACTTAGTATTAAGTATTTCCCCTGACAATATTGGAGAGTTGATAAATGAGATTAAAGACTATGATGTTCCTATTGTCATTATCCCTAAAGGAAATAAGATAGAGAGATTAAAAAACTTAGTTGAGTTGTTGGAGAAAAATGAAGTTGATAAGATTATTATTGATCCTATCTTAGAGCCTATAAATCATGGTTTCTTTGAGAGCTTAGTTATCTATAAAAAGGTTAAATCCCTCTTCTCCTACCCTCTCTTTTTTGGAGCTGGGAATGTTACTGAACTCTTTGATGTTGATAGCCATGGAGTTAATGCTCTCCTCACAGCCTTAGCCTATGAGGTTGGAGCTAACATTATCTTTACCCCTGAAGCAAGCCCAAAGTGTAAATTCTCAATTAAAGAGCTGAAGATAGCAAGCAAGCTACTTTTTATCTCTAAGAAAAGAAAGAGTTTTCCAAAGGATATAGGATATAACTTAATTCTATACAAGGATAAAAAATTTGATGAGCAATTTATTAACTATAATGTAGAAGAGGTCTATGCTAAGGAAGAAAACTTTAAATTAGATAGAGGAAGCTTTAAAATTCAAATAGATAGAGAGAGAGGAGAGATAGTTGCCACTTACTTTAAGAAGAATAAGCCAATTCTATCTATTAGAGGAAAAAAAGCTAAGGAGATCTGTGACACCATATTAAAGTTGAACTTGGTTAAGTCTTTCTCTCACTGTATGTATTTAGGAAGAGAGTTAAGTAAAGCAGAGATAGCCCTAAAAATAGGAAAAAAGTACAACCAAGACTTCCCACTATTTTATAATGACTTCTGGAATCTTTAA
- the pfkC gene encoding ADP-specific phosphofructokinase: MLEYLEKIKDVSLLTAYNANIDAIKYVNEEFISSLISLYPPEKIREKIEEYPRAINEPLDFIARLILSIKLGKPAEVPLKNEELNDWFNSFKYDEEKIGGQAGIVSNLMAVLGLKRVIFYTPLISERLSRMFIDSNNLVYPIGNDELKLIKVKEVKKDKLTKINRIFEFKEGLTFKLGEEKIKAKASTRFIVASRPEALRMCFDNSVRKFLKELAKMIDCSFLSGFQGIKEEYSDGTTYIDYFERDREDIKTLKKEGVLTHLEFASIPNLKIREAVINYILREVDSVGMDETELANVLHSIGYEKLSDIILKESKIEDVIEGCKIILDEFKNLEVVQVHTLYYILMLTKEEVSLEELKNCLDFSTILAATKAKLGDIKKKEDLKVGLNVPYNEYKELFLKAYEEDNLKIVSVPSRYVKNPKSTVGLGDTVSSGAFVYYTSIKKRKSL; this comes from the coding sequence ATGTTGGAGTATCTTGAGAAAATAAAGGATGTTAGTCTATTAACAGCTTACAATGCTAATATAGATGCTATCAAATATGTTAATGAAGAATTTATTTCTTCCTTAATTTCTCTCTACCCTCCTGAAAAAATAAGGGAAAAAATAGAGGAATATCCAAGGGCTATTAATGAACCTTTAGATTTCATAGCAAGATTAATATTAAGTATAAAGTTAGGGAAACCTGCTGAAGTTCCATTAAAGAATGAAGAGCTTAATGATTGGTTCAACTCCTTCAAGTATGATGAGGAAAAGATAGGAGGGCAGGCAGGGATAGTTTCTAACCTAATGGCTGTCTTAGGGTTAAAGAGAGTTATCTTTTACACTCCTCTAATTTCAGAGAGATTGAGTAGGATGTTCATAGATTCTAACAACTTAGTGTATCCAATAGGGAATGATGAGTTAAAGTTAATTAAGGTTAAAGAGGTTAAAAAAGATAAGCTAACAAAAATTAATAGAATTTTTGAGTTTAAAGAGGGATTAACCTTTAAGTTGGGAGAAGAGAAGATTAAAGCTAAGGCATCAACAAGGTTTATAGTTGCCTCAAGGCCTGAAGCTTTAAGGATGTGCTTTGACAACAGTGTAAGAAAGTTTTTAAAAGAGCTTGCTAAAATGATTGATTGCTCTTTCCTATCAGGATTTCAGGGGATTAAGGAGGAGTATAGTGATGGAACTACATATATAGACTACTTTGAAAGAGATAGAGAAGATATAAAAACTTTAAAAAAAGAGGGAGTTTTAACCCATTTAGAATTTGCCTCCATCCCAAACTTAAAAATTAGAGAGGCAGTGATAAACTACATTTTAAGAGAGGTTGACAGTGTAGGGATGGATGAGACAGAGTTGGCTAATGTATTACACAGTATAGGCTATGAGAAATTATCAGACATAATCTTAAAAGAGAGTAAAATAGAGGATGTTATTGAGGGATGTAAAATTATCTTAGATGAGTTTAAAAACCTGGAAGTTGTTCAGGTTCATACTCTCTACTATATCTTAATGCTAACTAAAGAAGAGGTAAGCTTAGAAGAGCTTAAAAATTGCTTAGACTTCTCAACCATCTTAGCAGCCACTAAGGCAAAGCTTGGAGACATCAAAAAGAAGGAAGATTTAAAAGTTGGACTAAATGTTCCATACAATGAGTATAAAGAGCTATTCCTAAAGGCTTATGAGGAAGATAACTTAAAGATTGTTTCAGTTCCTTCAAGATATGTTAAAAATCCAAAGTCAACAGTTGGTTTAGGAGATACAGTATCAAGTGGAGCCTTTGTCTATTACACCTCTATAAAGAAGAGGAAGTCTTTATGA